A stretch of Patagioenas fasciata isolate bPatFas1 chromosome 4, bPatFas1.hap1, whole genome shotgun sequence DNA encodes these proteins:
- the TMEM184C gene encoding transmembrane protein 184C, with the protein MPCTCGNWRRWIRPLVVLLYIVGLLVVVPLCVWELQKLEVGIHTKAWFIAGIFLLMTIPISLWGILQHLVHYTQPELQKPIIRILWMVPIYSLDSWIALKYPKIAIYVDTCRECYEAYVIYNFMVFLSNYLTNRYPNLVLIIEAKDQQRHLPPLCCCPSWAMGEVLLFRCKLGVLQYTVVRPFTTIIALICELVGVYDEGNFSFNNAWTYLVILNNMSQLFAMYCLVLFYKVLREELNPIQPVGKFLCVKMVVFVSFWQAVLIALLVKVGVISEKHTWEWKSVEAVATGLQDFIICVEMFLAAIAHHYSFSYKPYVQEAEEGSCFDSFLAMWDISDIRADISEQVRNVGRTVLGQPRKMFFPEDHEQNEHTSLLSSSTQDPISDAASMPSSPMGHYQGFGHTVTPLTTPTTAPAVDGIYNTSAIRDAEESPKLEHNLSEKALDKS; encoded by the exons ATGCCGTGCACTTGCGGGAACTGGCGGCGGTGGATCCGGCCGCTGGTGGTGCTGCTCTACATCGTGGGGCTGCTGGTGGTGGTGCCGCTCTGCGTCTGGGAACTGCAGAAGCTGGAG GTTGGAATTCATACCAAGGCATGGTTTATCGCAGGCATATTTTTATTAATGACTATACCAATATCTCTCTGGGGAATACTACAACACTTAGTTCATTATACTCAACCTGAATTGCAGAAAccaataataag GATTCTATGGATGGTGCCGATTTACAGTTTAGACAGT TGGATAGCTTTGAAATACCCCAAGATTGCAATATATGTGGATACATGTCGAGAATGCTATGAAGCTTATGTCATCTATAATTTTatggtttttctttcaaattatcTAACCAATCGGTATCCAAACCTCGTATTAATAATAGAAGCGAAGGATCAGCAGAGACATCTGCCTCCTCTATGTTGTTGTCCGTCGTGGGCTATGGGAGA AGTTTTATTATTTAGATGTAAACTGGGTGTATTGCAGTACACTGTTGTCAGACCATTTACTACCATTATTGCTTT aatttgtgaaCTAGTGGGAGTGTATGATGAAGGAAATTTCAGCTTCAACAATGCTTGGACGTACTTGGTCATACTTAACAACATGTCACAGCTA tTTGCTATGTATTGTCTGGTGCTGTTTTATAAAGTACTACGTGAAGAATTGAACCCTATCCAACCTGTTGGCAAGTTCCTTTGTGTGAAGATGgtagtttttgtttctttctg GCAAGCTGTGCTTATTGCATTGTTGGTGAAAGTTGGCGTTATTTCTGAGAAACACACCTGGGAATGGAAAAGTGTGGAAGCTGTGGCTACAGGCCTACAG GATTTTATCATTTGTGTTGAGATGTTCCTGGCTGCTATTGCACATCACTACAGTTTTTCCTATAAACCTTATGTTCAAGAAGCTGAAGAAGGCTCATGCTTCGACTCTTTTCTTGCTATGTGGGATATTTCTGATATAAGAGCAGACATTTCGGAACAGGTTCGAAATGTCG GAAGGACAGTTTTGGGCCAGCCAAGGAAAATGTTTTTTCCTGAGGATCATGAACAAAACGAGCATACGAGTTTATTGTCTTCATCTACTCAAGACCCAATTTCTGATGCTGCTTCAATGCCGTCTTCACCCATGGGTCATTATCAGGGATTTGGACACACTGTGACACCTCTCACAACACCAACAACAGCCCCTGCAGTCGACGGTATTTATAACACTTCTGCTATTCGAGATGCTGAGGAGTCACCTAAACTAGAGCACAATTTATCAGAGAAAGCTTTGGATAAAAGTTAG
- the PRMT9 gene encoding protein arginine N-methyltransferase 9 isoform X2 has protein sequence MFAKKAGAHYVYACELSKTMYELARDVVSANNMEREIKLLHLKSLDIEIPKHIPERVSLVVTETVDAGLFGEGIVESLIHAWEHLLLQPKPENQDVGTGDYGRVIPASATIFGMAVECKEIRRHHRVGNQEVAGVHLPDSVEFFSPTYDSAGSEETVEPYTTEKLSRIPGGYVPLTEACQVMTVDFNNLQELKSLAARKPWKLSLPVTEGGILDAIVVWFVLQLDDEHALSTSPSEETCWEQAVYPVQGLLDYSVKTGDTVMMEVCCQDCYLKIQKFSFVTSECGMDFSDRGDTLSLGNEAELCNALAGLQTTSKQDGNGQVCVLESTEIALLNNIPYHECFKAAMGKVLLSLNPSKDSQSMDVDGHGSGMNLQESQNKSSLDVAPDPLYVLDVSEGFSILPIIAGKLGPVRAYSSIEKEQHQAALNVISEANHFPKETLEFWLSHLEDENVVLQRPKSDKLWSIIILDVIETSGLIQQEVMEKAAISRCLLHSGGKIFPQYVLVYGMLVESESLLLESAVQGTEPTLGFNIAPFINQFKVPVRVYLDLSTLPCLALSKPAELLRLDLMNPLLNSSSREVKVQISKSGKVTAIPFWYHIHLDEDHSLDTSDEFSHWKQAAVVLDKPIQVQVGDELVLDVQHHKSNISITVKQ, from the exons ATGTTTGCAAAAAAGGCAGGAGCACATTATGTCTATGCCTGTGAATTATCAAAAACCATGTATGAACTTGCCCGTGATGTGGTGTCAGCAAATAATATGGAAAGAGAGATCAAACTTCTGCATTTGAAGTCACTTGATATAGAAATTCCAAAGCACATACCTGAAAG AGTTTCCTTGGTTGTCACAGAAACAGTTGATGCTGGTTTATTTGGAGAAGGAATTGTGGAGAGCTTGATACATGCTTGGGAACATCTACTTTTACAACCAAAG CCTGAAAATCAAGATGTCGGTACTGGAGACTATGGCCGAGTTATTCCTGCAAGTGCTACCATATTTGGGATGGCAGTGGAATGCAAAGAGATACGTAGACATCACAG AGTGGGAAATCAAGAAGTTGCTGGTGTGCACTTGCCAGATTCAGTGGAATTCTTTAGTCCAACGTACGATTCTGCTGGTTCAGAGGAAACAGTTGAACCTTACACCACTGAGAAGCTCAGTCGTATTCCTGGAGGTTATGTACCTCTGACAGAAGCCTGTCAAGTAATGACAGTAGATTTCAACAATCTGCAG GAGCTGAAAAGTCTTGCAGCTAGAAAGCCCTGGAAGCTCAGCCTGCCAGTCACTGAAGGAGGAATACTAGATGCTATTGTGGTATGGTTTGTACTACAGCTTGATGACGAGCACGCTCTATCTACAAGTCCCAGTGAGGAAACTTGCTGGGAACAGGCAGTCTATCCTGTGCAGGGCCTCCTCG ATTATTCTGTGAAGACTGGAGATACTGTGATGATGGAAGTTTGCTGCCAAGACTGCTACTTGAAGATCCAGAAGTTTTCTTTTGTGACTTCAGAGTGTGGGATGGACTTCAGTGACAGAGGTGACACTCTGAGTTTGGGTAATGAGGCTGAATTATGTAATGCTCTGGCTGGTCTTCAGACGACGAGCAAACAGGATGGCAATGGACAAGTATGCGTGTTGGAATCCACAGAAATAGCCCTGCTgaacaacataccataccatgaATGCTTTAAAGCTGCCATGGGCAAAGTGCTGTTGTCCTTAAATCCAAGTAAGGACTCGCAGTCCATGGATGTTGATGGACATGGCAGTGGGATGAACCTGCAAGAAAGTCAAAACAAGAGTTCTCTGGATGTGGCTCCTGATCCTTTGTATGTTTTAGATGTATCTGAAGGGTTCTCCATCCTGCCAATTATAGCTGGCAAACTTGGACCAGTTAGAGCCTACAGTTCTATTGAGAAAGAACAGCATCAGGCAGCACTTAATGTGATTTCAGAAGCTAACCATTTCCCTAAAGAAACGTTAGAGTTTTGGCTCAGCCACTTAGAAGATGAAAATGTGGTGCTGCAGAGACCAAAATCAGACAAATTGTGGAGTATTATTATCTTGGATGTTATAGAGACATCGGGTTTAATCCAGCAGGAGGTGATGGAAAAGGCTGCAATATCTAG ATGTTTACTTCACAGTGGAGGGAAGATATTCCCACAGTATGTTTTGGTATATGGGATGCTTGTAGAATCAGAGTCTCTGTTACTGGAGAGTGCTGTTCAAGGAACAGAACCAACTCTTGGGTTTAATATAGCCCCTTTTATCAACCAGTTCAAG GTACCTGTTCGTGTGTATTTGGATCTCTCTACATTACCATGTCTAGCCTTGAGCAAGCCAGCAGAGCTTTTAAGGCTGGATCTCATGAACCCTCTGTTGAACAGCTCCAGCAGAGAAGTGAAG gtaCAAATTTCTAAGTCTGGCAAGGTCACTGCAATTCCCTTCTGGTATCACATACATCTAGATGAAGACCATAGCTTGGATACATCTGATGAGTTTTCGCACTGGAAACAAGCTGCAGTTGTTCTCGACAAACCCATCCAAGTTCAGGTTGGAGATGAACTTGTGCTTGATGTTCAACACCATAAAAGCAATATTAGCATTACAGTTAAACAGTGA